A single window of candidate division TA06 bacterium DNA harbors:
- a CDS encoding ArsR family transcriptional regulator, producing MREKDYRASRLMRELGVPIRYQIVKLLDEGPKTVGQLAQLLDRHPATISHHLHILRAVDVVR from the coding sequence ATGAGAGAAAAGGATTATCGGGCGTCCAGGCTCATGAGGGAGCTGGGGGTTCCCATCAGGTATCAGATTGTGAAGCTACTGGATGAAGGGCCGAAGACTGTGGGTCAGCTTGCACAGCTCCTGGATCGCCACCCTGCGACGATATCACATCACCTCCACATTTTACGGGCAGTGGATGTTGTACGCTA